A window of the Scandinavium goeteborgense genome harbors these coding sequences:
- a CDS encoding protein-disulfide reductase DsbD: MAQRFITLILLLCSTSAFAGLFDAPGRSNFIPADQAFAFDFQQNAHDLNLTWQIKDGYYLYRKQMSITPAQASVGPLQLPNGEWHEDEFFGKSEIYRHQLTLPVTLNQASKGATLTVTYQGCAEAGFCYPPETKVVPLSEVIAPAKATAEAVMPPAAQTTNPVSEPPATLPFSALWALLIGIGIAFTPCVLPMYPLISGIVLGGKQRLSTGRALLLAFIYVQGMALTYTALGLVVAAAGLKFQAALQHPYVLIGLSAVFILLALSMFGLFSLQLPSSLQTRLTLMSNRQQGGSAGGVFAMGAIAGLICSPCTTAPLSAILLYIAQSGNLWLGGGTLYLYALGMGLPLILVTVFGNRLLPKSGPWMAQVKIAFGFVILALPVFLLERIIGDAWGLRLWSMLGIAFFGWAFIASLTASKPWMRVIQILMLAAALISARPLQDWVFGAVPTQQQAHLNFTHIANVDELNQALAQANGKPVMLDLYADWCVACKEFEKYTFSDPQVQQALKNSVLLQADVTRNTAQDAELLKQLQVPGLPTILFFDSAGKEIPTMRVAGFMDAAAFQAHLQNLVR, from the coding sequence ATGGCTCAACGATTCATTACGCTGATCCTGCTGCTGTGCAGCACATCGGCCTTTGCCGGATTATTTGACGCGCCCGGCCGCTCCAATTTCATTCCTGCTGATCAGGCATTTGCGTTTGATTTCCAGCAGAACGCCCACGACCTAAATCTGACCTGGCAGATAAAAGACGGCTATTACCTGTATCGAAAACAGATGAGCATCACGCCAGCCCAGGCCTCTGTCGGCCCGTTACAGTTGCCCAACGGCGAATGGCATGAAGATGAATTTTTTGGCAAAAGTGAAATCTACCGCCATCAACTCACGCTTCCGGTTACCCTCAACCAGGCCAGCAAAGGCGCGACGTTAACGGTCACTTATCAGGGCTGCGCCGAAGCCGGGTTCTGTTATCCCCCGGAAACGAAGGTGGTGCCGCTGAGCGAAGTCATCGCCCCGGCTAAGGCTACGGCTGAAGCAGTGATGCCGCCGGCAGCGCAGACCACTAACCCGGTCAGCGAGCCACCGGCCACCTTACCGTTCTCCGCTTTGTGGGCGCTGCTGATTGGCATTGGTATCGCCTTTACGCCGTGCGTGTTGCCGATGTATCCGCTGATCTCCGGTATCGTGCTTGGTGGTAAACAACGCCTCTCAACGGGCCGCGCGTTACTGCTGGCATTTATCTATGTACAGGGCATGGCGCTAACCTATACCGCGCTGGGCCTGGTGGTGGCGGCTGCCGGGCTCAAATTTCAGGCGGCGCTCCAGCATCCTTACGTGCTGATTGGCCTGTCAGCGGTGTTTATCCTGCTGGCGTTGTCGATGTTTGGCCTGTTCAGCCTGCAACTCCCCTCTTCGCTGCAAACGCGTCTGACGCTGATGAGTAATCGCCAACAGGGCGGTTCTGCGGGCGGGGTATTTGCGATGGGTGCCATCGCCGGGCTGATTTGCTCCCCCTGCACTACCGCGCCGCTGAGCGCCATTCTGCTGTATATCGCCCAAAGCGGTAATCTGTGGCTGGGCGGCGGCACGCTGTACCTGTACGCATTGGGAATGGGTTTACCGCTGATTCTGGTCACCGTCTTTGGCAACCGTCTACTGCCGAAAAGCGGGCCGTGGATGGCGCAGGTTAAAATCGCCTTTGGCTTCGTGATCCTCGCACTGCCGGTATTCCTGCTCGAACGTATTATTGGCGACGCATGGGGACTTCGGCTGTGGTCGATGCTTGGCATTGCCTTCTTCGGCTGGGCGTTTATCGCCAGTCTGACGGCCAGCAAACCGTGGATGCGGGTGATCCAAATCCTGATGCTTGCCGCGGCGCTGATCAGTGCACGTCCGCTCCAGGATTGGGTATTTGGCGCAGTTCCAACGCAACAGCAGGCGCATTTAAACTTCACGCATATCGCTAACGTGGATGAGCTGAACCAGGCGCTGGCACAGGCTAACGGCAAACCGGTTATGCTCGACCTCTACGCGGACTGGTGTGTCGCCTGTAAAGAGTTTGAGAAATACACCTTTAGCGATCCACAGGTCCAGCAGGCGCTGAAAAACAGCGTTTTGCTGCAGGCCGACGTGACGCGCAACACAGCGCAAGATGCGGAGCTACTGAAACAGTTGCAAGTTCCGGGTCTGCCGACCATTCTGTTTTTTGATTCCGCAGGTAAAGAGATCCCAACCATGCGGGTTGCCGGATTTATGGATGCCGCCGCGTTTCAGGCGCATTTGCAGAATCTGGTCCGGTAA
- the cbpM gene encoding chaperone modulator CbpM: MANVTFTLTVTEFCLHTGVSEEELDEIVGLGVIQPDETPDAHWLFDDRAVTIVHRALRLRRELALDWPGIAVTLTLLDENERLKQENRLLLQRLQRFIS; encoded by the coding sequence ATGGCTAATGTCACTTTCACCCTGACCGTCACCGAATTTTGTCTGCATACCGGCGTCTCCGAAGAGGAACTGGATGAGATCGTCGGCCTGGGAGTCATCCAGCCCGACGAAACCCCTGACGCGCACTGGTTATTTGACGATCGTGCCGTCACCATAGTCCACCGCGCGCTGCGCCTTCGCCGTGAGCTGGCGCTCGACTGGCCCGGAATTGCCGTCACGTTGACCCTGCTCGATGAAAATGAACGCCTGAAGCAGGAAAACAGGCTGCTGCTTCAGCGGCTACAACGCTTTATCAGCTAG
- the cbpA gene encoding curved DNA-binding protein, giving the protein MELKDYYAIMGVKPTDDLKTIKTAYRRLARKYHPDVSKEPDAEARFKDIAQAWEVLSDEQRRTEYDTLWQHRNDPPFRQQAQPNSQQQTYSQEEFDDIFSSIFGQHAQKSRQQHSARGHDVEIEVAIFLEETLDAHTRPINYTLPVYNVFGMVEKEIPKSLNVKIPAGVGDGQRIRLKGQGTPGENGGPAGDLWLIIRIAPHPLFDIVGNNLEIVLPLAPWEAALGAKVKVPTLKEPILLTIPPGCQAGQRLRIKGKGLVNKQHTGDLFAVIKIVMPPKADEKTSALWQQLADTQTTFDPRQQWGKNHG; this is encoded by the coding sequence ATGGAATTAAAGGATTATTACGCCATTATGGGCGTGAAGCCGACGGACGATCTCAAGACCATTAAGACCGCATATCGTCGTCTTGCCCGCAAGTACCATCCTGATGTCAGTAAAGAACCCGATGCCGAAGCCCGCTTTAAAGATATTGCGCAGGCATGGGAAGTCCTGAGCGATGAACAGCGTCGCACTGAATATGACACCCTCTGGCAGCACCGCAACGACCCACCGTTCCGTCAGCAGGCGCAGCCCAATTCACAGCAACAAACCTACAGCCAGGAAGAGTTCGACGATATCTTTTCCTCTATTTTTGGCCAGCACGCGCAGAAGTCGCGCCAGCAACATTCTGCCCGTGGTCATGACGTAGAAATTGAAGTCGCTATATTCCTCGAAGAAACGCTCGACGCCCATACCCGCCCCATCAACTACACCCTGCCGGTTTACAACGTATTCGGCATGGTCGAGAAAGAAATTCCCAAATCGCTCAACGTTAAAATACCGGCCGGAGTTGGCGACGGGCAGCGCATTCGCCTGAAAGGCCAGGGCACGCCGGGCGAGAACGGGGGTCCTGCGGGAGATCTGTGGCTCATCATCCGCATCGCGCCGCATCCACTATTTGATATCGTCGGCAATAACCTGGAAATTGTGCTGCCACTCGCCCCGTGGGAAGCCGCGCTGGGGGCCAAAGTGAAAGTGCCGACCCTGAAAGAGCCGATTTTACTGACTATTCCACCGGGCTGTCAGGCCGGACAACGGCTGCGAATCAAAGGCAAAGGCCTGGTCAACAAACAGCACACCGGTGATCTGTTTGCGGTGATTAAAATCGTCATGCCGCCGAAAGCGGACGAGAAAACCAGCGCCCTTTGGCAACAGTTAGCTGATACACAAACCACCTTCGACCCTCGCCAACAGTGGGGTAAAAATCATGGCTAA
- a CDS encoding transcriptional regulator gives MQREDVLGKALQLLEIKGIADTTLDMVAKEVNVPLDDLQRFWPDKEALLYDVLRYLSQQVDIWRRQLMLNEELSSEQKLLARYSALTECVSNNRYPGCLFIAACTFYPDPEHPIHQLADLQKRTAHAFTHELLSKLEVDDPTMVAKQMELVLEGCLSRLLVKRSQQDVDTAQRLAEDILRFAQCRSGGALT, from the coding sequence GTGCAACGCGAAGATGTACTGGGGAAAGCCCTGCAATTACTTGAGATTAAAGGGATTGCCGACACAACGCTGGATATGGTGGCCAAAGAGGTCAACGTCCCGCTTGATGATCTGCAGCGTTTCTGGCCCGATAAAGAAGCGCTGCTTTATGACGTGCTGCGCTATCTCAGCCAGCAGGTGGATATCTGGCGCCGCCAGTTAATGCTCAATGAGGAACTCAGTAGCGAACAAAAGCTGCTGGCCCGCTACAGCGCATTGACGGAATGCGTCAGCAATAACCGCTATCCCGGTTGCCTGTTCATCGCAGCGTGTACCTTTTACCCGGATCCCGAGCACCCTATTCATCAGCTTGCGGACCTGCAAAAGCGCACCGCTCATGCTTTCACGCATGAACTGCTGTCGAAGCTCGAAGTCGACGATCCAACGATGGTGGCAAAGCAAATGGAACTGGTGCTTGAGGGCTGCCTGAGCCGTTTGCTGGTCAAACGCAGTCAGCAGGATGTTGATACCGCACAGCGCCTGGCAGAAGATATTCTGCGCTTCGCCCAGTGCCGTTCGGGTGGTGCCCTGACCTGA
- a CDS encoding anaerobic C4-dicarboxylate transporter — translation MIVIELIIVLAAIFIGARLGGIGIGYAGGLGVLVLALIGVKPGHIPFDVISIIMAVIAAISAMQIAGGLDYLVNQTEKLLRRNPKYITILAPIVTYFLTIFAGTGNISLATLPVIAEVAKEQGVKPCRPLSTAVVAAQIAITASPISAAVVYMSSVLEGHGISYIHLLSVVIPSTLMAVLLMSFLVTMLFNSKLSDDPVYLKRLEEGLVELRGERQMEIKPRAKLSVLMFLLGVVCVVIYAIVNSPSLGLVAAPLMNTTNAILIIMLSVATLTTILCHVETDSILSSSTFKAGMSACICILGVAWLGDTFVSANIDWIKETAGSVIQGHPWLLAVIFFFASALLYSQAATAKALMPMALALNVSPLTAVASFAAVSGLFILPTYPTLVAAVQMDDTGTTRIGRFVFNHPFFIPGTMGVIFSVCFGFLLGSFIL, via the coding sequence ATCGAACTTATCATTGTATTAGCGGCGATATTTATCGGCGCCAGACTCGGGGGAATCGGCATTGGTTATGCGGGTGGCCTGGGCGTACTCGTCCTCGCGCTGATAGGCGTGAAGCCAGGACACATCCCGTTTGACGTCATCTCCATCATCATGGCGGTGATTGCGGCTATCTCAGCAATGCAGATTGCCGGGGGTCTGGACTATCTCGTGAATCAAACCGAGAAACTGCTGCGCAGAAACCCAAAATACATCACCATTCTCGCGCCGATCGTCACCTACTTCCTGACCATTTTTGCCGGTACCGGCAACATCTCGCTGGCCACGCTGCCGGTTATCGCCGAAGTGGCGAAAGAGCAAGGCGTTAAACCGTGCCGCCCGCTGTCCACGGCCGTCGTTGCCGCGCAGATTGCGATTACCGCCTCGCCAATTTCCGCCGCCGTGGTGTACATGTCTTCGGTTCTGGAAGGCCACGGTATCAGCTACATTCACCTGCTTTCAGTGGTCATCCCTTCCACGCTGATGGCGGTGCTGCTGATGTCTTTCCTCGTCACCATGTTGTTTAACTCAAAGCTGTCCGACGATCCGGTGTACCTCAAGCGCCTGGAAGAAGGCCTGGTGGAGCTGCGCGGCGAACGTCAGATGGAGATCAAACCCCGGGCGAAATTGTCGGTACTGATGTTCCTGCTCGGCGTGGTCTGTGTGGTGATTTATGCCATCGTCAACAGCCCAAGCCTCGGCCTGGTGGCCGCCCCGCTGATGAATACCACCAACGCCATCCTGATTATCATGCTGAGCGTCGCGACGCTGACCACCATTCTGTGTCACGTAGAAACCGACAGCATTCTCAGTTCCAGCACCTTTAAAGCCGGGATGAGCGCCTGTATCTGTATTTTGGGCGTGGCGTGGCTCGGCGACACCTTCGTGTCCGCCAACATCGACTGGATCAAAGAGACGGCGGGCAGCGTGATTCAGGGCCATCCGTGGCTGCTGGCGGTGATTTTCTTCTTCGCATCGGCGCTGCTTTATTCTCAGGCTGCGACCGCCAAAGCGCTGATGCCAATGGCGCTGGCGTTGAATGTCTCTCCGCTCACCGCCGTCGCCTCGTTTGCTGCCGTGTCGGGCCTGTTTATTCTGCCGACTTACCCGACGCTGGTTGCCGCCGTACAGATGGACGACACCGGCACCACGCGCATTGGCCGCTTCGTGTTTAACCACCCGTTCTTCATCCCTGGCACCATGGGCGTGATTTTCTCCGTGTGCTTCGGTTTCCTGCTCGGCAGTTTCATTCTCTGA
- the cutA gene encoding divalent cation tolerance protein CutA: MTLPTAVVVLCTAPDEATAQDLAAKVLAEKLAACVTLMPNATSLYYWEGKLEQEYEVQMLLKSDTAHQQELLDCLKSHHPYQTPELLVLPVSHGDNAYLSWLNDSLR; encoded by the coding sequence ATGACCCTGCCCACCGCAGTTGTTGTGCTCTGTACCGCCCCGGATGAAGCTACGGCCCAGGACCTGGCCGCCAAAGTGCTGGCCGAAAAGCTTGCGGCGTGCGTCACGCTGATGCCCAACGCGACGTCGCTCTACTACTGGGAAGGCAAGCTCGAACAAGAGTATGAGGTGCAGATGCTGCTGAAATCCGACACGGCGCATCAGCAGGAGCTTCTGGACTGCCTGAAGTCACATCACCCGTATCAAACGCCAGAATTGCTGGTTTTACCCGTTTCCCACGGAGACAACGCTTACCTCTCATGGCTCAACGATTCATTACGCTGA
- a CDS encoding nickel/cobalt transporter, with translation MTTSVLKRDWRIPAAAVLAAVMLAFAFQLHTHWAAFLQWCLATQITLHRYLVMYLLQLNNHQYTGGLWLLAGAFIYGVLHAIGPGHGKFIVTTYLSTHQESQLASRVVPFLGSLMQGVSAIVFVFVLAVGMNLASGDLSESRWYIEKISAVLIGSFGLFVIWQTLKSLKPKTFSIRRIQPLSSDGHSHGADCGCGHHGVGADITHADWKTRAGIVIAIGARPCSGAIMILLFSNALGIVSWGIAAVMSMALGTALSILGLSLAVRYARERTVAWFGEGSEQLRWLVPTVKIIGGVLIILFAVVLFLTVIPISANGDYIAAGC, from the coding sequence ATGACGACATCCGTTCTTAAGCGTGACTGGCGCATCCCCGCCGCCGCTGTGCTCGCCGCGGTGATGCTGGCATTTGCCTTTCAACTCCACACCCATTGGGCCGCCTTCCTGCAATGGTGCCTCGCGACGCAAATCACGCTGCATCGCTATCTGGTGATGTACCTGTTGCAGCTCAATAACCATCAGTACACCGGTGGTCTGTGGCTATTAGCGGGGGCGTTTATTTACGGGGTGCTGCACGCCATCGGGCCGGGCCATGGCAAATTTATTGTCACAACCTATCTCAGTACGCATCAGGAAAGTCAGCTGGCCTCGCGGGTAGTGCCTTTCCTTGGCAGCCTGATGCAGGGCGTGAGCGCCATTGTGTTCGTCTTTGTGCTCGCCGTCGGAATGAATCTGGCCTCAGGCGACCTCAGCGAAAGCCGCTGGTACATCGAGAAGATCAGCGCGGTGCTGATCGGCAGCTTCGGCCTGTTTGTGATTTGGCAGACCCTGAAAAGCCTGAAGCCGAAAACCTTCAGCATTCGCCGGATACAGCCGCTGTCCAGCGACGGACATAGCCACGGCGCCGACTGCGGCTGCGGGCATCACGGCGTCGGGGCCGATATCACCCATGCCGACTGGAAAACCCGCGCAGGCATTGTGATTGCCATCGGGGCGCGGCCGTGCAGCGGGGCGATCATGATTTTACTGTTCTCCAATGCGCTCGGCATCGTCAGTTGGGGAATTGCGGCGGTGATGTCGATGGCGCTCGGTACCGCGCTCTCGATTCTCGGGTTATCGCTGGCGGTACGCTACGCGCGTGAACGTACGGTGGCGTGGTTTGGTGAAGGTTCCGAACAGCTGCGCTGGCTGGTGCCGACGGTGAAAATCATCGGCGGCGTGCTGATTATCCTGTTCGCGGTGGTGCTGTTCCTGACCGTCATTCCGATCAG